One Clupea harengus chromosome 3, Ch_v2.0.2, whole genome shotgun sequence DNA window includes the following coding sequences:
- the LOC122128856 gene encoding papilin-like: MPVLKGRCQERAEPVQRWFYNPASSSCERFLFSGCHGNGNNFLTQQACEEQCMLGACCFRFTGSERRRHGALNSSFPESSAGDAEWAGPGLNVSLEAWQSCGSRPISCEHVSVSQCQHKGTAVSFSPGRPCPAQGCVSARRGECVCVFNGRSFKPGEAFEVGCEACVCTYRGVVECTCRSPQPRKEIRDLSQSELREYQRAVRALYLQPGTGCHRD; this comes from the coding sequence ATGCCTGTTCTAAAGGGCAGGTGTCAGGAGAGGGCGGAGCCTGTTCAACGTTGGTTCTATAaccccgcctcctcctcctgtgagCGTTTCCTTTTTAGTGGCTGTCATGGCAACGGCAACAACTTCCTCACTCAGCAGGCCTGTGAGgagcagtgcatgctgggagcctGCTGCTTCCGTTTCACTGGCTCCGAGCGCCGTCGCCATGGAGCGCTCAACTCCTCCTTCCCAGAGTCCTCTGCAGGAGACGCCGAGTGGGCGGGGCCGGGCCTGAACGTGTCACTGGAGGCGTGGCAGAGCTGCGGCAGCAGACCAATCAGCTGCGAGCacgtgtctgtctctcagtgtcagCACAAGGGCACAGCGGTCAGCTTCTCGCCGGGACGTCCCTGCCCTGCCCAAGGGTGTGTGTCGGCTCGCCgcggcgagtgtgtgtgtgtgtttaacgggCGCTCCTTCAAGCCGGGCGAGGCCTTCGAGGTGGGGTGCGAGGCGTGCGTGTGCACCTACCGGGGGGTGGTCGAGTGCACCTGCCGATCGCCACAGCCACGCAAGGAGATCCGAGACCTCAGTCAATCAGAGCTGAGGGAATATCAGCGGGCCGTGCGAGCACTCTACCTCCAGCCAGGTACCGGTTGCCATAGAGATTAG